The proteins below are encoded in one region of bacterium:
- a CDS encoding sodium:solute symporter, producing the protein MNLRALDWSIVAALLALMLIGLAASRRRMQSVADFLAAGRAAGRYLLTVSSGVAGLGDITIVGLLEMNYIAGFSMSWWSLTMGVAVLVVTVSGWVIYRFRQSRCLTLAEFFERRYSRRFRVFAGLLAFSSGIVNYGIFPAVGARFFIYFCGLPPALDLAGLAVPTFPLVMAFLLGLSLTFVFAGGQVAVMVTDFLQGVFVNVAFVVLVLFLFTQVRWAQMLETLAMAPEQASLINPFQTSQVDDFNLVYFVIGIFGYFYGTMSWQGTSAYNASALNAHEAKMAAVLSSWRNFAQNLFILVVPIMAYTVMRHPDFAGVAGTVRAALAGEPNAAIQSQLRTPLVLTQLLPVGLMGVFAALMLAASVTTH; encoded by the coding sequence GTGAACCTGCGCGCCCTCGACTGGTCGATCGTCGCCGCGCTGCTGGCCCTGATGCTGATCGGCCTCGCCGCCAGCCGGCGCCGCATGCAGAGCGTGGCCGACTTCCTCGCCGCCGGGCGCGCGGCCGGGCGCTACCTGCTCACGGTCTCCTCGGGCGTGGCCGGCCTCGGCGACATCACGATCGTCGGTCTGCTGGAGATGAACTACATCGCCGGCTTCTCGATGAGCTGGTGGAGCCTGACGATGGGCGTCGCCGTGCTCGTCGTCACCGTCTCGGGCTGGGTGATCTACCGCTTCCGCCAGAGCCGCTGCCTCACGCTGGCCGAGTTCTTCGAGCGCCGCTACAGCCGGCGCTTCCGCGTCTTCGCGGGGCTGCTCGCCTTCAGCTCGGGGATCGTCAATTACGGCATCTTCCCGGCCGTCGGCGCGCGCTTCTTCATCTACTTCTGCGGCCTGCCGCCGGCGCTGGACCTGGCCGGCCTCGCCGTGCCGACCTTCCCGCTCGTGATGGCCTTCCTGCTCGGCCTCTCGCTCACCTTCGTCTTCGCGGGCGGGCAGGTGGCGGTGATGGTCACCGACTTCCTGCAGGGCGTCTTCGTCAACGTGGCCTTCGTGGTGCTGGTGCTCTTCCTGTTCACGCAGGTGCGCTGGGCACAGATGCTCGAGACGCTGGCGATGGCGCCCGAGCAGGCCAGCCTGATCAATCCCTTCCAGACGAGCCAGGTCGACGACTTCAACCTCGTCTACTTCGTGATCGGCATCTTCGGCTACTTCTACGGCACGATGAGCTGGCAGGGCACCTCGGCCTACAATGCCTCGGCGCTGAACGCCCACGAGGCCAAGATGGCCGCCGTGCTCAGCAGCTGGCGCAACTTCGCCCAGAACCTCTTCATTCTCGTCGTGCCGATCATGGCCTACACGGTGATGCGCCACCCCGATTTCGCCGGCGTCGCCGGGACCGTGCGCGCCGCCCTCGCCGGGGAGCCGAACGCAGCGATCCAGAGCCAGCTGCGCACGCCGCTCGTGCTCACGCAGCTGCTGCCCGTCGGCCTGATGGGCGTCTTCGCGGCCCTGATGCTGGCCGCCTCGGTCACCACGCAC